A stretch of DNA from Lotus japonicus ecotype B-129 chromosome 4, LjGifu_v1.2:
GACAGAGGATGAACTATCATGGGAGAAGCTCAAGCGAGCCTTAATCGCGCGCTATGGAGGACGGAGACTGGAGAATCCGTTCGAAGAGCTATCCACGTTGCGCCAGCGAGGGAGTGTGGAGGAATTCGTGGAGGCATTTGAGTTGTTGTCATCGCAGGTGGGAAGGTTGCCTGAAGACCAGTACCTGGGATATTTCATGAGTGGGTTGAAGCCACCGATTCGCCGGCGAGTTCGCACTCTGAACCCCAGCACTCGCATGGAAATGATGCGGATCGCGAAGGATGTCGAAGATGAGCTCAAGGAAGAAGACAACGAAGAGGGTAAACGGGTAATCAGGAAACCCGGGTACGAACGAGCGGGTCAGGGAGATTGGGCCGGGTCCACTGCTGCTAAAAATGGGCTTTACGCGGCTAAGGACTTAACCCGTTTCTCTAAATCAAGCGGGTCAATTCCGACCCGTTCGCTAAGCTTGAGTGGGTCTAACTCTACATCCTCAAACCCTACAGCGTCAATGGGCTCGACGGCGAGAAACACTGGTGGCGACTACCGTTCTGGATCATCGGAGCGATGGAAGGGGGTTCGCCGGTTCCCAGTAGATGAAATCGCCGAGAGAAGAGCAAAGGGGCTCTGTTTCAAGTGCGGGGGAAAATATCACCCGACTCTGCACAAGTGCCCCGAGAGATCGTTGCGGGTTCTGATCCTAGGAGACGGAGAAACGATCGACGACGAGGGAGAGATTATAATGCTCGAAGGCGAACAaccagaggaagaggaagaggaagaaccaGAACCAGTGGCGTTTAAGCTAATGGGGGTTCTGGGCTGTATGGAGGAGACACATACGATGAAGCTCTCTGGTCAAGTGGGACATGTGGAATTGTTAGTCTTGATTGACAGCGGAGCAAGCCATAATTTCATTTCTCCTACGATTGCTTCTGCTTTGGGCTTGACGATTACGACTACCCATTCCAGGAACATCAAACTTGGCGATGGCCACAAGGTGGTTACTAAGGGAAATTGCAGAGGAATTAAAGCCAAGCTGGGAAACATCGAAATCACCATTGATGCTTTGGTGTTGGAATTGGGTGAGCTAGACCTGGTACTGGGAGTGGCTTGGTTGAGAACTCTGGGTAAGGTACTCATGGACTGGAAAACGTTAACCATGCAGTTCATGTATGGAGGTCAGATAGTGAAACTACAAGGGTTGGGGAACAAGGACAGCCAGCAGCGCAATTTGCATTCCTTCCTTACTGACACTCAGGGCAGAGAAAACATGGAGTGGTGGTGGTCACAACTTCGTCTTGTTGAGGCTACCAGAGCAGTTGAAGAGAGCCCACACCAACTTCAATCTCTTTTAAGAGAATTCCAGGCAGTCTTCACCACCAAGATTCAATTACCGCCTGAGAGGTCCAAGGTTCATCAAATAAACCTCTTTCCTGGCCAGGGACCCATAAATGTAAGGCCCTACAGATACCCTCATCACCAGaaagaagaaattgagaagCAGGTGTTAGAGTTGATGGAAGCAGGAATTATTCGACCAAGCATGAGTTCTTTTTCTAGCCCCGTTATCttagtgaagaagaaagataagAGTTGGAGGATGTGTGTGGACTATAGGGCACTGAACAAAGCAACTATTCCAGATAAATACCCTATCCCAATTGTGGATGAATTGCTAGATGAGTTACATGGGGCAACAATGTTTTCTAAGATAGACCTTAAGTCTGGATACCATCAAATCCGGGTACATGAAGATGATATTCCCAAAACTGCTTTTAGAACTCATAATGGCCACTATGAATATTTAGttatgccatttgggttgatgAATGCCCCTGCCACTTTCCAAGCCATAATGAATGACATATTCAGGCCTTACTTAAGGAAATTTGTATTGGTTTTTTTTGATGATATTCTCATCTACAGTAAGGATCTAACTGAACATATTGATCACTTGAAATTGGTCTTAACCGTGTTACTGAGCAACTGTTTTGTGGCTAATCAGTCCAAGTGCAGGTTTGGTTGTGGTCAGGTTGATTATCTGGGACATCTAATCTCAGGAAATGGTGTCGCAGTAGACCCTGACAAGGTGCACTGCATTGAAGCTTGGCCTGAACCCAAAAATGTCAAGGGGGTGAGGGGCTTCCTGGGATTGACAGGCTATTACAGGAAGTTCATAAAAAACTATGGGAAATTAGCCAAACCACTCACCGAGTTGACCAAGAAAGACAATTTCTCATGGGGGCCCGAAGCACAGCAAGCTTTTACCCTTCTCAAATCTGTCATGACTACCTCTCCAGTCCTAGCCCTCCCCGATTTTACCCTTCCTTTTGAGGTTGAATGTGATGCTGCAGGGAGGGGTATTGGGGCAGTCCTGATGCAACAGAGGAGGCCCATAGCCTATTTCAGTAAAGCATTGTCTGCTGGAAACTTGGCCAAGTCAGTCTATGAGAAAGAACTGATGGCATTGGTACTGTGTATTCAACATTGGAGGCACTATCTGTTGGGGAGGATTTTTACTGTTTATACAGACCACAAGAGCTTGAAACACTTCTTACAGCAAAGGGTTTCATCTCCTGACCAACAATGTTGGTTAGCCAAGTTGTTAGGATATCAATTCGAAGTCAAGTACAAACCAGGGCTGGAAAATAAGGCAGCTGATGCTTTGTCCAGATGCTTTGATGAGGGGGAGATGCACTCCTTGGTCTCTTTTCCTCTGTGGCAAGATAGGAAGAGACTATTGGCGGAGTTAGCTCAGGACTCTTACATCCAGAACCTGACTGCAGAGGTCCTAAAAGACCCTCATTCTAAACCTGGGTTTGTGATTCAGCAAGGGATCTTGTTGTATCATGGAAGGCTAGTGCTATCACCTCAGTCACCATCTATTCCTTGGCTATTGGAAGAATTCCATGGTTCCCCAACTGGTGGCCATTCAGGTTTTTACAGGACATATAGGAGGCTGGCTGATTCTCTTTATTGGGTGGGAATGCAAAAGAGAGTCAGGAATTTTGTGCGGGAATGTGAGGTGTGCCAGAGGCAGAAGTACAGTGCTACTACCCCAGGGGGCCTTCTCCAACCTCTCCCGATTCCTAATGCAGTTTGGGAAGATGTCTCTCTTGATTTCATCACTGGACTCCCTAAATCTAAAGGCTATGAGGCTATTCTAGTAGTTGTGGACAGACTCTCTAAGTATAGCCATTTCATTCTTTTGAAGCACCCTTACACTGCAAAGTCTATTGCTGAAATCTTTGCCAAAGAGATAGTGAGGTTGCATGGTATTCCTAGTTCTGTAGTCAGTGATAGGGATCCCATCTTTGTGAGCCATTTCTGGTCAGAACTGTTCAAGCTTCAGGGTACAAAACTCAAAATGAGTTCTGCCTATCATCCTGAGACAGATGGCCAGACAGAGGTCATCAACAGGTGCTTGGAGAGCTATTTGAGGTGCTTTGCTTCTGATCAACCTAAGACTTGGTCTTACTGGTACCCTGGGCGGAATTCTGGTATAATTCCACCTTCCATACCTCCATTGGCCAAACCCCTTTTGAAGTAGTTTATGGGAGGAAAGCTCCTCCTTTGGTGAGGTTCCTTTCAAATGAAACTAAAGTAGCTGCTGTGGCCCTGGATTTTAGTGAAAGGGATGAAGCTATTAAACAACTCAGAGAGCATCTTAAGAAAGCACAGGAACAAATGGCTAGCTATGCTAACAAGAAACGGAGAGACTTGCATTTTAAAGTGGGAGAATGGGTTTTCTTAAAGCTCAGACCACATAGGCAGCAGTCAGTGGTCAAGAGGATTAATCAGAAGTTAGCTCCCAGGTTTTATGGGCCTTTCCAGATAGAGACCAAGATTGGTGCAGTTGCATACAAGCTGAAACTCCCTGATGGTTCTAAGATACATCCGGTTTTCCATGTGTCCCTACTGAAACAAGCCATTGGCAGCTCTCAGGTTCAGGGTCAATTGCCTAGGGACTTGGAGATTGATGACCTGAATGACATTTACCCTGAAGCAATCATAGGAACCAGGACTATTCGTCAGGGAGACAGTGAGGTGCACCAGAGTCTGATAAAATGGACTCACAAGTCTTTGGATGATGTCACTTGGGAAGACAATGCTGTATTGGCTGGTCAATTTCCTGATTTCtgccttgaggacaaggctgTTTCTGAGGAGGAGGGAATTGATAGAGACCTGAATGTTAATTTGGGATTGGGAAAGCCCAAAGTGTGGAAGGTTTACGTGAGGaaaaagggaagaaaggagTGAGCTGGCAGAGTTAGTTATATAAGAGAATAATAGAGTGAGGGGAGGATGGGGATTCATGATCAGTTTTTCTGTTTGAGGAGAGAGAGTATCTTTCTTGTTGAGGGGAAGTCGTTAGCACTTCTTGGGTTGTTAGCTAGCTCTAACaataccttttcttttcattctctgtaATTGTTCTACTGATCAATACAATTCCAGTTAAATTCCTTCTTAAATCCTTGTTATTCTCTACTGTTCTCTAAAAATCTCCATCAATAACCATGAAAAATTGATGCCCATACGTTTTCAGTTAGATAAGAATGGAAGAGTTGGACACACGTAAGCAAGGGTCAAACAGAACACACAATTTTGCTTTTTAGCACTTTTTCCACTTTTCAAACAGAGCCCACCAATGTTGTCAACTTCAATTCCCCAAAGCCAagttccttttctataaataaaATCAAACATCTTCACCATTTCCTACAAACCTTCATTCATCTTAAAAAAAATGGCTTTAACACTTCGTTCTTCAACCTTTTTCATTACTCAGAATGAAACCAAAGTCCTTAaaacttctgatgatgttccttcCACAATCAGCTTTGCAAAATTTAAGCCATGTTTCCGTCTCCAAGCTAAAATGTCTATGCAAGAAGCACATCTCACCCGTGAGAACAGCTTGGGATCTGAAATAAGGAAAAATGAGAGAATGGAGCATCTGCATGCTCACTCTGTTGCTCACAACCACAGTGACTCAAAAAGGGTGCCTGTGTTTGTGATGCTGCCACTGGACACAGTAACAATGGGAGGAAGCTTGAACAAGCCAAGAGCAATGAGTGCTAGTTTGATGGCCCTGAAGAGTGCAGGAGTTGAAGGGGTGATGGTGGATGTTTGGTGGGGTTTGGTGGAGAAAGATGGGCCTTTGAAGTACAACTGGGAAGCCTATGCTGAGCTTGTGCAGATGGTGCAAACACATGGTTTGAAGCTTCAAGTTGTCATGTCTTTCCATCAGTGTGGAGGAAATGTAGGAGACTCCTGCAGGTATGTCACAGTACATGTTTCTATCTTTCTTGTAAAAGATATTGTGAAATTTTTCCCCTTGTTGGATTTTGATGCTTCGAAACACTTTTTGAATTGATCCATGTTATGGAAAAGTAAGCAGCAACtagcatgtttgaatcaacttatttttttccAGAACCATTTCTATCACCCAGAAGCTGTTAAAGCTTAACAGCttcttagaattgattttggctttagaatAAGGAAATCCAAACATATTATGGATATGAGCTAATTGATTTATGTTAGGAGTAAAACCAAGTAAAAGAACTTCTTTTACAATCTTCTTTTCATTGCTTTTTTTCAGCATTCCTTTACCCCCATGGGTTCAGGAAGAAATCAGCAAGAACCCTGACCTGGTTTACACAGACAGATCAGGGAGGAGGAATCCTGAGTACATCTCCTTGGGCTGTGACACAATGCCTGTTCTTAAAGGAAGGACTCCCATCCAAGTATACGCCGACTACATGAGGAGCTTTCGCGACAGATTTCAATCTTCCTTGGGCAGTGTTATAGTGGTAAGTAATACAATACAAACCATCAAACATAGACACTGATATAGGATACAGACACCACAATACAATAAAATTTAGTATGCTAACTCAGTATTCTAATTCAAAAACGCCTATACTATTGCAGGAAATACAAGTAGGGATGGGTCCTTGTGGGGAGCTGAGATATCCATCTTATCCAGAAAGCAATGGAACTTGGAGATTTCCTGGAATTGGAGAATTCCAATGTTATGACAAGGTAGGAAAACATTGTTTAACCTATTACCATACATTAATCCAAAAGCACGTTTACAAATGATAGAGTTTGAAAATATCTATTGACTAAAATGACTTGTTTTGTCATGCAGTATATGAGAGCGTCATTGGCGGCGGCAGCTGAGGCAATTGGAAAGAAAGAATGGGGAACAAATGGTCCCCATGACTCTGGCCAATACAATCAATTTCCTGAGGATACTGGTTTTTTCAGAAAGGATGGAACATGGAACTCTGAATATGGACGATTCTTTATGGAATGGTATTCCAGCAAATTGTTGGAACATGGTGAGAAAATCCTTGTATCTGCAAAAGGAATATTCCAAACATCTGGGGTGAAACTATCTGGGAAAGTTGCTGGAATCCATTGGCATTACAGAACAAGGTCGCACGCAGCTGAACTAACTGCAGGCTACTATAATACAAGACATAATGATGGATATCTACCAATAGCTAAAATGATGGCAAATCACGGAGTCGTCTTCAATTTTACCTGCATGGAAATGAAAGACAGAGAGCAACCGGAGCACGCCAACTGCTCACCGGAAGGGTTAGTTAACCAGGTAAAGACGGCAACAAGAACAGCCAAAGCAGAACTTGCAGGTGAAAATGCATTGGAGAGATATGGTGCAGATGCATATGCTCAAGTTTTGTCAACTAGTAGGTCAGACTCCGGCAACGGGTTGGCTGCATTTACATATTTAAGAATGAATAAGAAGTTGTTTGAAGGTGATAACTGGCGCCACCTAGTGGACTTTGTGAGAAGCATGTCTGAAGGTGGCCGGAAACAAAGGCTTTCAGACTCGGATTTGCAGGGTAGTGATCTCTATGTTGGGCATATCAAACGAACTCAGAAGGAGCACAAGAAAGAGGCTGCTCTAGTGTGAATGTAAATATTAATTAGCATGTTCAGGTGTCATGGTGTATAGTTAGCAGCATCATAAGATATTTTTTCATGGTGGAAGGGAAGAAGCTAAAGTAATGGCATATGCCACACCAAAACCTGAGATGATCAAGATATTATTTTATTACATGTTAATGTATATAACTCCAACCATAGAGGAGAAAAACTTTATCTGCTGGTGTTATAAACCCAATATACATACTCTTAGTGGAATGGAATATATTCAGCACCCCTTCTATGTTGTTGATTGGTTAATCCCTGGAAAACATATATTTAAATTCACCGATTTCATTTTCTCTCGATCTGTAAAACCTGTATAAACTAGGCACGTATCAATTGTTGAAAGAGAAAAATCTTCCCATGTTATATTTGAACATTCTTGTTGTGTTTCAGGTTTGGATTCCAATAAAAATAATGATGCAAACACTAACATAATGCAAGCAAATAATAATCACTCGGAAGAGATGAAACTGGTActacaataacaacaacaagagtcttatagtcTTATCGCACTAAGTGAGAacggctatatggatcacatTACATTTTTAGTGGGGCCACACATCCATCTTAATATTCTCACTTCTTCTATTCCAACTTTTTACACATGTTGACTCATTAATGCACAACAGTTCGCTACAATGAGGATAGTTGGTCTTATAGCGATTCAGTAAAACTTTCATTTGAGCTAGGTAGGAACTTTTTGGTCACAGGTGACTCTGATGCTTTTCTCCACCTTAACCACCCCGCTTGAGTTTTGTGTGTAACAACTTTGTCAAGTTCCCCATCATTAGATATCGGTACTTAAACTTGAAACATGTGGTATGTTGTCATTCCCAATTTTTACTTTCACATTACTTCTTACTTCTGACGTCTTACTGAAATTCTAATGCATTCATACTCCTTCCTAAAATTGCAATGAATATACCAGTAAAATAGCAAATAGTTTAACAAAGAAGGACAATATCTGTTTTTAAACTATTCAGGAAACAACTCCATTATTGATTATCAACACTTGTGGGAAGATATCAGATTGCTCATAACTCCTAAGAATAAATTCTCTCACATTAAATTTTTACATGAGAAATTATTGGCTATCAACGATTCAGAGATGATATGATACCAGTCCTAAAAATGAACCTCTCATGTTGAGTTTTCATATAATCTTGCCGTGTGAGAGATGCAAAATTTTCTCCCATTAGATAATTCATCTCAGGCACTATACTCATACCACTCCATGGCTTAGAACAACTTcttaaataaatcaataataacAAAGAAGATTGAATTGAAAACTTTCCTATGTTCTCCCATCTCAAGCACAATAATCATACCACTCCATGATCTAAAAGTTCTTGTATAAATCAACAATATGATTAAATCAAACTAGGTAATTTTTAGGGATTTGAAAACTTTCCTATTCTCAaataattgaaaaagaaaaaacttttTTAGCATAACTACTGGATGTTGTACCCAATAAAAATGAGTCCTTCCAGAATCTCTCCCTCTAATATGACCATATCATTCTACTCAATAAAAACTCCAACTTTCAGATTGCAAATGACTAAGCCAACCAAGAGGTTTACAAAGAAAGAGGCTTCTTCCCTCCAACCCCTTCAACAACTCAAAAATACAGAAACCCAGAATCAACATCATCTACAAAATTGTTAAGGGAAGAGGGGTAGTGTGAGTTTTGAAGACATACATAATAACAAAACAGATTACTGTAACTATCATTCATGAGGTAGGGTTTCCGCGACGGAGGTCTTCGATGAGGTGAGAAAGCTCTTTGCGAGAGGATTCTCTACCGAACATGAATCCATACCTAACTAGCAccaatttttcaaaattactCATTGATGAATTGTAATTGAAATTGAAGTTGCAGAGTGAGTGAGGAGAATGGTGAAGTGAATTACCAGAAGGAAATTGCAGAGAAAACGCCAGCAGTGGCTATGGTCTGAACTAGTGTGATCCTCTTCTCCATTCACCGCTTTCTTTGGCTAAACCCAGATGAAATGCAATGCCCCCTCTTGTTTCCTTCCCTtcgttttttgttttgttttagcaCAGTGAAGGTAAATCAATATGGGCCTTTCAACACCAGCAGGCCCAACTTATGGCTCTCTAATACACTTTGTCTTTTGTCCAATAAAAAACCatattttgtcatttttttatttgaaaaaaaaagattttgtcCATCAATATTAGTTTCACACCTTTTATATTATAGTTCTTGACAAATAAAAGCATTACCTTcttcgacaaaaaaaaacatcaccTGTTATCAGAGGAAACATTGGGGTTACACTTGCATAAGCACTTAGAGCATCAGCAACAAAGAAACTTTGTGAGTTTCTTTATGACATGTCATCTGAAATAAAGTTTTTTAACTGTTGCAGAAAATTAAGTTTCTCCACATGGCAAACAACTTTGGTCCAAAGTTTCTTTCTAGAGAAACTTAGCTCAAAGTTTCTCTTCtaaatttaatgattaaaaaataaataaaaaacaaataaaaaaagcaAATAAATAGGTAACTGGATTTACAAGAAAGTAGTGGGGTATATTGTGGGATCCATTTAAGAAACATTTTAGAATTTCTGAATTAAAGTAAAAAGTGAGTAGAGTTTATTAAAGTggtttaaatgacgtggcattaccaaaatttaaattagaaactCTAATGAGTTTCTTAGATAATGATGCTCTTACATCATTAAATTTACATTATGATGTAAGCGCttacatcagttttaacttttttttgaatacacatcagttttaacttatTCATCAATTTAATGATGACTCACGTGTTGTGCGAGCTAATGTTTCGTTTTATATTCGTAAATAAGGTTATTTTGAAAATGAATTTGGTAGGTAGAATTGTTAGATTTCATATATTGATATCAATGAGAATCAATGAATGAATGATTGGTTGTTTTTTAgatcaattttttattaaaagtcAAATTAGATAATTATTGCTAAGAAATGagtaaagagagaaagaggagaagagAGTAGCAAGAGAGCAATGGTGTGAATCAGGAGTGACTTGCTAGGTGTAGTCTCCATGTATATATAGTATTAGGTTTGAGAGAGTAGTACATTGTAGTACAAGTGCACAATGTAGTACAAGCATACATGGGTTTGGCCCATGATGGTCATCCATTTTATAACACTCCCCCTGGATGatcatctcttaagaatgtgtctcattaaaaccttactaggaaaaactcaGTGGGATAAacacctagtgaaggaaaaagagtacatcattctatagttcgtctttgtacattgtctcattaaaaacctaccaggaaaaaatgggaaaaaaacatggttaaggaaaaaagagtacaatgcattttaattgagaTCTTTCAGCTGACGAACTCCGATATTTcgcacaagcttttcaaatgttgttGTTGGAAGAGCCTTCATAAATAAGTCTGTCgaattttcacttgaatgaACTTGTTGGATATCTATGTcaccattcttttgtagatcatgagtgaagaagagcTTCGGTGATATGTGCTTTGTTCTATCTCCCTTGATGCATCTTCTTTTGTTTGAGCAATGCATGTGGTATTATCTTCATATATCGTTGTTCGAAGCAACTTTTCAGAGGACAAACCACAAGTATCAAGTACGCATTGAATCACAGGTCTCAGTCAAACGCATTCTCGACTTGCCTCATGTAATGCTAATATTTCTACATGGTTAGCTGAGGTGACGGTTATAGTTTGTTTCATAGACCTCCATGAAATAGTTGTACCACCATAGGTAAACAAATAATCTGTTTGAGATGTCCCATTATGTGAGTCTGATAGATATCCAGCATCTGCATAACCAATTAGGTCAAGCTTGGACatataaggaaaaaataaactcataaccatTGTGCATTTAAGGTAACAAAAGACTTGTTTTATTCCATTACAATGTCTGCATGTAGGGGAGGAACTATATCTTGATAATAAGTTAACGGAAAAAGATATATCAGATCAAGTATGACTAGTAAGATATATTAATGCTCCGACCGCACTAAGGTATGGTACTTCGGGACCAagtaattcttcattcttttctcgAGGTCTAAAATGATGTTTATTTACATCTAATGACCTTACAACCATTGTAGTGCACAATGGATGTGATTTGTCCATGTAGAATCTTTTTAGTACCTTTGTGACATAAGTCTCTTGGTACATAAATACCCCATCATTTAAATACTAAATTTGTAAGCCTAGACAAAATTTAGTTCTTCCCAAGTCGTTCatctcaaattctttctttagGCAATCTAAAGCTTTTGGAAGCTCTTATGGAGTTCCAATAATGTTCAAGTCATCGACATTATGGCAATCTCATGTCCAGACCTTTTCATGAATATGCAAGGGCAAATTAGATCATTTTTATATCCTTCTTTTAGCAAATACTCACTAAGGCGATTATACCACATACGCCGAGATTGTTTAGACCATAGATTGATTTATTCAATTTAATTGAATAATCACCCCAAGGGTTAGAAATGTATGCTTCAGGCAACTTAAATCCTTCAGGGAGTTTCATATAGATGTAAGTGTCAAGTGATCCATACAAATAAGTTGAAACA
This window harbors:
- the LOC130711032 gene encoding beta-amylase 3, chloroplastic-like; translated protein: MALTLRSSTFFITQNETKVLKTSDDVPSTISFAKFKPCFRLQAKMSMQEAHLTRENSLGSEIRKNERMEHLHAHSVAHNHSDSKRVPVFVMLPLDTVTMGGSLNKPRAMSASLMALKSAGVEGVMVDVWWGLVEKDGPLKYNWEAYAELVQMVQTHGLKLQVVMSFHQCGGNVGDSCSIPLPPWVQEEISKNPDLVYTDRSGRRNPEYISLGCDTMPVLKGRTPIQVYADYMRSFRDRFQSSLGSVIVEIQVGMGPCGELRYPSYPESNGTWRFPGIGEFQCYDKYMRASLAAAAEAIGKKEWGTNGPHDSGQYNQFPEDTGFFRKDGTWNSEYGRFFMEWYSSKLLEHGEKILVSAKGIFQTSGVKLSGKVAGIHWHYRTRSHAAELTAGYYNTRHNDGYLPIAKMMANHGVVFNFTCMEMKDREQPEHANCSPEGLVNQVKTATRTAKAELAGENALERYGADAYAQVLSTSRSDSGNGLAAFTYLRMNKKLFEGDNWRHLVDFVRSMSEGGRKQRLSDSDLQGSDLYVGHIKRTQKEHKKEAALV
- the LOC130711033 gene encoding uncharacterized protein LOC130711033; translation: MEKRITLVQTIATAGVFSAISFWYGFMFGRESSRKELSHLIEDLRRGNPTS